One Intestinimonas butyriciproducens genomic window, AGGCCGAGTTCCAGATCTCCGACAGTTGGGACCCCGTCCTGGCCGGCCTGGATGCAGCCCGCTATGACATCGTGATCTGCGGCGTGAACCCCAACCCCGAGCGCCAGGAGAAATACGCCGTCACCGCCTCCTACGCGGAGAACCCCTACTGCCTGGTGGTCAACGGCGACAACGATGAGATCACCTCCTTTGAGGACCTCGACGGCAAGCTGTGCATCAACTCTCCCTCCTCCGCCGCGGGCAAGATCGCCCAGAGCTTCGGCGCCACCACTGCCGACGGTGATCTGACCGCCGCAATGGAGCAGCTGAACACCGGTCGCGCCGACGGCACCATCAACAACGTGGCCGCCGTGGACGAGTATATGAAGAACCGTCCCGAGGTCAACGTGAAGATCGCCGCGATCTATGAGCCCGCCGAAGGCGAGGAGTACATGATCGAGTCCGCCGGTATGCTCCGCAAAGAGGATCAGGAACTGTGCGACAAGATCTCCGAGATCATCCAGGAGATGATCGACGACGGCACCTGCTATGACCTGACCGTGAAGTACTTTGGCCAGACCGTGGCCGACAGCACCAGCATCTACAAGAAGTAAGTCAAGCATTGACCGGGGCGCCGCCCTTGGGCGGCGCCCCCTTTTCTCGAAAAACAAGGAGGCGGGCTGCCATGGAAAACATTCAATTGCTGGTCGATTCCTTCTGGCCCATGTTCAAAGCGGGCCTGTTGATCTCTGTCCCGCTGATGCTGGTCTCGTTTGTCGTGGGCCTGGTATTGGCATTCGTCCTGGCGCTGATGCGCATGTCCAAGATCGCACCCTTCAAGGCAATCGCCTGGTTTGTGGTTTGGGTGATCCGCGGCACCCCCCTGCTGGTCCAGATTTATGTGATCTATTTTGGACTGCCCTCTGTGGGGCTTGTGCTGGACCCCATCCCATCCGCTATCCTGGCGCTGGTCATCAGCCAGGGCGCCTACAATTCCGAAGTCATCCGCGCCGCCCTGGGCTCCATCCCCAAAGGACAGTTTGAGGCATGCAGGGCCCTGGGACTGAACAAGCTCCAGACAATGGCCCAGGTGGTCATCCCGCAGGCGGCCCTGGTGGCCGTACCATCTCTCGGCAACTCCTTCATCAGCCTGCTGAAGGACACCTCCCTGGTCTCCTCCATCACGGTGGCGGAGATCCTCATGACGGCCAAGTCCATCATCGCCGTCAAATTCCAGCCCCTGCTGCTCTACTGCGAGGCCGCTCTTGTCTACCTGATTTTCAGCACCGTGCTCACTCAGCTCCAGGGAATGCTGGAAAAGAAGCTGGGCAAGCATCTGGTGGACACCAGAGTCTGACGGAAAGGGTAACGATCTGCTATGTTGCATTTGAATATTCAGGGACTGAAGGACCGCTCCGCCTGGGAAGCCGCCGGCATTGCGCTGCCGCGGTACGATGTGGAGGCCATGAAGGCCCGGACGCTGCAAAGGCCCTCCTGGGTCCACTTCGGCGCGGGCAATATCTTTCGGGGCTTTCTGGCCGCGGCCCAACAGACCCTTTTGAACGCCGGGGTCACCGATACCGGCATTTTGGCGGCCGAATCCTTCGACTTCCAGATCATCGACAAAGTATACGAGCCCTATGACGAGCTGAGCCTGCTGGTGCGCATGCATGCCGACGGCTTCTACGACAAGGAGGTCGTGGCCAGCGTGGCGGGCGGATACAAGGCCGACTGCGCGGGGCCTGACTGGGCACGGCTGGTGCAGGTGTTCCAGAATCCCAGCCTCCAGCTGGCCAGCTTTACCATCACGGAGAAGGGGTATGCGCTGACCGATCTGGCGGGCGAGACGCTCCCCGTGGCCCGGCAGGATTTTGCCGCCGGGCCGGACGCCCCGCGGCACACCATGTCCATTGCGGCGGCGCTCCTCTACCGCCGCTTCCAGGCGGGGGGACACCCCATCGCCATGGTGAGCATGGACAACTGCGCGCAGAACGGAAAAAAGCTCCGGGAGGGCGTGTTTGCCGCCGCAGAGGCATGGGAGCGGGCGGGACTGGTCCCCGCCGCCTTCCTGGCATGGCTCTCCGACCAGAAAAAGGTCACCTTCCCCTGGTCCATGATCGATAAGATCACCCCTCACCCCTCCGAGCAGGTCAAAAAGGCCCTGGAGGACCTGGGGCTGCAGGACATGACCATTTCCAGGACCAACACCGGTACGCTGATCGCCCCCTTTGTCAACGCCGAGACCACAGAATACCTGGTGCTGGAGGACGCCTTCCCCAATGGACGCCCTCCCCTGGAGCGGGCGGGGGTCTACTTTACCGACCGCGCCACGGTGGAAAAGGCCGAGAAGATGAAGGTGGGCACCTGCCTCAATCCCCTGCACACCGCCCTGGCCGTGTATGGGTGCCTGCTGGGCTACACCACCATCGCCGCGGAGATGGCCGACCCGGACCTGCGGGCTCTGGTGGAGCACATCGCCGCCGAAGGTCTCCCCGTGGTGGAGGACCCGGGCCTCCTCAGTCCCCGAAAGTTCATCGACGAGGTGCTGCGCCAGCGTTTTCCCAACCCCGCCATCCCGGATACGCCCCAGCGTATCGCCGCGGACACCTCCCAGAAGCTGCCCGTCCGGTACGGCGGCACGCTTCAGCGCTATACCCAGCGCACCGATCTGGCGGTCTCCGCGCTGGAATATATCCCGCTGGTCTTCGCGGGGTGGTGCCGGTACCTGCTGGGGGTGGACGACGCCCTGCGGGAGATGCCGGTGAGCCCCGATCCCATGGTGCCTGCCCTCCAGGCCCTGTTGGCC contains:
- a CDS encoding amino acid ABC transporter permease, encoding MENIQLLVDSFWPMFKAGLLISVPLMLVSFVVGLVLAFVLALMRMSKIAPFKAIAWFVVWVIRGTPLLVQIYVIYFGLPSVGLVLDPIPSAILALVISQGAYNSEVIRAALGSIPKGQFEACRALGLNKLQTMAQVVIPQAALVAVPSLGNSFISLLKDTSLVSSITVAEILMTAKSIIAVKFQPLLLYCEAALVYLIFSTVLTQLQGMLEKKLGKHLVDTRV
- a CDS encoding transporter substrate-binding domain-containing protein, encoding MKAKKILTGALSLAMIVSLAACGGGSSATPTPGTEAPETTTPVTAAPEGDGSLQRVLDAGKLSIGAEGNWIPYVYNEDGTGELTGFEVEIAKEIASRLGVEAEFQISDSWDPVLAGLDAARYDIVICGVNPNPERQEKYAVTASYAENPYCLVVNGDNDEITSFEDLDGKLCINSPSSAAGKIAQSFGATTADGDLTAAMEQLNTGRADGTINNVAAVDEYMKNRPEVNVKIAAIYEPAEGEEYMIESAGMLRKEDQELCDKISEIIQEMIDDGTCYDLTVKYFGQTVADSTSIYKK
- a CDS encoding mannitol dehydrogenase family protein, encoding MLHLNIQGLKDRSAWEAAGIALPRYDVEAMKARTLQRPSWVHFGAGNIFRGFLAAAQQTLLNAGVTDTGILAAESFDFQIIDKVYEPYDELSLLVRMHADGFYDKEVVASVAGGYKADCAGPDWARLVQVFQNPSLQLASFTITEKGYALTDLAGETLPVARQDFAAGPDAPRHTMSIAAALLYRRFQAGGHPIAMVSMDNCAQNGKKLREGVFAAAEAWERAGLVPAAFLAWLSDQKKVTFPWSMIDKITPHPSEQVKKALEDLGLQDMTISRTNTGTLIAPFVNAETTEYLVLEDAFPNGRPPLERAGVYFTDRATVEKAEKMKVGTCLNPLHTALAVYGCLLGYTTIAAEMADPDLRALVEHIAAEGLPVVEDPGLLSPRKFIDEVLRQRFPNPAIPDTPQRIAADTSQKLPVRYGGTLQRYTQRTDLAVSALEYIPLVFAGWCRYLLGVDDALREMPVSPDPMVPALQALLAGVKVGTPETCTDQLRPILSNAAIFGVDLYQAGLGEKTEAAFRAMLAGPGAVRTTLRRYLSERA